From the Chloroflexus aurantiacus J-10-fl genome, one window contains:
- a CDS encoding MutS-related protein, with amino-acid sequence MMKVFLLHPDQDFDPSTPLLPNVDDLTQDLSLNILFKAMARGDTFLFQVVRQVVLSPLDESASILYRQEILKDCLKYPDVVRQMYLIPLTFLERKHKRWLWISLRHSTPTSILSSARELLAASLDLLRQLRLIADQHVNTFESQGFRRFFTMIQRELDDDYLNLVEKHVQQLRFSRGTLLSAQPGKGNEGSNYVLCYPNDADQHWLQRMLTSHSPTYSYTLHPRDEAGARILEELRDRGLARAANAVGQAAEHIESFFRVLQWELAFYIGCLNLYEQLTALGKPVTFPQPVPAHERRLSCAELYDVTLALTLGSSVVGNDISADGKSLIIVTGPNRGGKTVFLRSVGVAQLMMQCGMFVPAESFLANLTTGLFTHFKREEDKTMERGKFEEELARMSVIVDYLTPNALLLLNESFSATNEREGSEIARQIVSTLIEKGIKVYFVTHLYEFTRSFNGDNILFLRAERLPDGERTFRLKEADPLKTSYSVDLYYRIFGTEQQQEMTD; translated from the coding sequence ATGATGAAGGTTTTTTTACTGCACCCCGATCAAGACTTTGACCCGTCGACGCCGTTGCTGCCTAATGTAGATGACCTGACGCAAGACTTGTCATTGAACATCTTGTTTAAGGCTATGGCTCGCGGCGACACGTTCTTGTTTCAGGTCGTTCGACAGGTTGTGCTATCACCCCTGGATGAAAGCGCTTCAATCCTCTACCGACAGGAGATTCTGAAAGATTGCCTGAAATACCCCGACGTGGTCAGACAAATGTACCTCATTCCGTTGACATTCCTCGAACGTAAACACAAACGGTGGTTGTGGATTTCGTTGCGTCATTCCACCCCTACCTCAATCCTGAGCAGCGCTCGCGAGTTGCTGGCAGCCTCACTGGACTTGCTGCGTCAGTTGCGACTGATCGCCGATCAGCATGTGAACACCTTCGAGTCGCAGGGTTTCCGCCGCTTTTTCACCATGATTCAGCGGGAACTGGACGACGACTATCTAAACCTTGTGGAAAAACACGTTCAGCAACTTCGTTTTTCCAGAGGTACTCTCCTTAGTGCGCAACCAGGCAAAGGCAATGAAGGCAGCAACTACGTTCTCTGTTACCCGAACGACGCAGACCAACATTGGCTTCAACGCATGCTTACCTCGCACTCACCAACCTATTCCTATACCCTGCACCCTCGTGATGAGGCAGGAGCGCGCATACTAGAGGAACTACGTGATCGGGGACTTGCCCGTGCAGCAAACGCCGTTGGTCAGGCCGCCGAGCATATAGAAAGTTTCTTCAGAGTGCTGCAATGGGAATTGGCTTTCTATATCGGCTGCCTGAACCTTTACGAACAACTAACCGCTCTGGGCAAGCCTGTGACCTTTCCGCAGCCTGTGCCGGCTCACGAGCGCCGACTCTCGTGTGCAGAATTGTATGATGTCACCCTGGCGTTAACGCTTGGATCATCTGTGGTGGGAAATGATATCTCTGCTGATGGAAAATCGCTGATTATCGTTACCGGTCCAAACCGCGGCGGCAAAACTGTCTTCCTGCGCAGTGTTGGCGTGGCTCAGTTGATGATGCAGTGTGGAATGTTTGTCCCAGCCGAATCGTTCCTGGCTAATCTGACGACCGGCCTGTTCACGCACTTCAAGCGCGAAGAGGACAAGACGATGGAAAGGGGCAAGTTTGAAGAAGAGCTTGCGCGCATGAGTGTGATCGTTGACTACCTCACTCCAAACGCATTACTTTTGCTGAACGAGTCCTTTTCCGCCACCAACGAACGTGAAGGCTCGGAGATTGCCAGACAAATTGTCAGCACTCTGATCGAGAAGGGTATCAAGGTATACTTCGTTACCCATTTGTATGAGTTTACCCGTTCTTTCAACGGAGATAACATTCTTTTCCTGCGCGCCGAGCGATTGCCGGACGGAGAGCGTACCTTTAGGCTCAAGGAAGCCGATCCACTGAAGACCAGTTATAGCGTGGACTTGTATTACAGAATATTCGGTACGGAACAACAACAGGAGATGACGGACTGA